The following are from one region of the Endozoicomonas sp. 4G genome:
- a CDS encoding D-alanyl-D-alanine carboxypeptidase family protein produces MIKRLNPVRVSQGRLKRLAGWACMLFILATGAAQAQAAALIPAAPKVAASSYILMDADSGEILAAGNPDETLHPASLTKLMTAYIAEVELAAGNIHRDDEVLISEKAWKMGGSTMFIEVGERVPVQELLKGIIIVSGNDASVAIAEHIAGGEDAFAQLMNNTARRLGMINSHFVNASGWPASDHYSTARDLAILSRHIVNDYPEYYQLYAQKYYQYGVDKKTGKPLRRQANRNSLLWSNPDVDGLKTGHIEASGYGLAATAKREGRRLITVVLGAKSEKQRAAEAQKLLTYGFRFFENVDVKKGGVTLETVPVWKGKQNQVDVAIDDDLIVTVPRGTGKKLKATLDIDPMIEAPVEAGQQLGTLKVTIDDEIVKEVPLRAQTAIERAGFFKRLWDSIRLFIKGLF; encoded by the coding sequence ATGATCAAACGATTAAATCCTGTCCGGGTCAGCCAGGGACGACTGAAAAGGTTGGCTGGGTGGGCCTGTATGCTGTTTATTCTGGCGACCGGAGCAGCTCAGGCTCAGGCTGCCGCCCTCATTCCTGCCGCCCCCAAGGTGGCTGCCAGCAGTTATATTTTGATGGATGCTGACAGCGGAGAAATTCTGGCTGCTGGGAATCCCGATGAAACCCTCCATCCTGCCAGTCTGACCAAACTGATGACCGCTTACATCGCCGAGGTGGAGCTGGCGGCTGGCAATATTCATCGTGATGATGAGGTGCTGATCAGCGAAAAAGCCTGGAAAATGGGCGGCTCCACCATGTTTATAGAAGTGGGTGAGCGGGTTCCGGTACAGGAACTGTTGAAAGGTATTATTATTGTCTCCGGTAACGATGCCAGTGTCGCCATAGCGGAGCATATTGCTGGCGGTGAAGACGCCTTTGCCCAGCTGATGAACAACACAGCCAGACGACTGGGGATGATTAACTCCCATTTTGTCAATGCCTCAGGCTGGCCTGCGTCTGACCACTATTCCACTGCGAGGGATCTTGCGATACTGTCTCGTCATATCGTCAATGATTACCCGGAGTACTATCAGCTCTACGCTCAAAAGTATTATCAGTACGGTGTTGACAAGAAAACCGGCAAGCCATTGCGTCGCCAGGCTAACCGCAACAGTCTGCTGTGGAGTAACCCAGATGTTGACGGCCTGAAGACCGGGCATATTGAAGCCAGTGGCTACGGTCTGGCGGCAACCGCAAAACGCGAGGGGCGTCGTTTAATTACCGTTGTCCTGGGTGCCAAGAGTGAGAAACAGCGTGCTGCCGAAGCCCAGAAACTGCTGACCTATGGCTTCCGTTTCTTCGAGAACGTGGATGTCAAAAAAGGTGGCGTAACGCTTGAAACAGTACCGGTCTGGAAAGGTAAACAGAATCAGGTCGACGTAGCCATCGACGATGACCTGATTGTCACAGTACCCAGAGGTACGGGTAAGAAACTGAAAGCGACGCTGGATATTGATCCAATGATTGAAGCGCCTGTTGAGGCTGGCCAACAGCTGGGTACTCTGAAAGTGACGATTGATGATGAAATCGTCAAAGAAGTCCCACTGAGAGCACAAACCGCAATAGAGCGTGCCGGTTTCTTTAAACGACTGTGGGATAGCATCAGGCTGTTCATTAAAGGACTGTTCTGA
- a CDS encoding DUF493 domain-containing protein, translated as MTDQPAPKIEFPCDYEIRIVGNAAPDFQEAVCAIVRQHAPDYDGNFRLKESRTGKYTSVMVTIRATGEPQLKAIFEDLKATGRVQMVL; from the coding sequence ATGACCGATCAACCAGCGCCAAAAATTGAATTTCCCTGCGATTACGAGATCCGTATTGTCGGCAATGCCGCCCCGGATTTTCAGGAAGCGGTCTGCGCTATCGTCAGGCAGCACGCCCCGGATTACGATGGCAACTTCCGGCTGAAAGAGAGCCGTACCGGCAAATACACATCAGTTATGGTGACGATCCGGGCCACCGGGGAACCTCAGCTGAAAGCGATCTTCGAAGACCTGAAAGCCACTGGCCGGGTACAAATGGTACTTTGA
- the lipB gene encoding lipoyl(octanoyl) transferase LipB: MKLNVRYLGRQPYEPVFEAMKAFSAGRDEQTVDEFWLVEHDPVFTLGQAGKPEHVLAPGDIPVVRVDRGGQVTYHGPGQLVVYLLMDVRRSGSGPRKVVSAIESAIIKVLSSYGVESCARPDAPGVYIDGAKIAALGLRFRQMKSYHGLSFNLDMDLEPFARINPCGYQGLQVTQLREFRNSVQWDEVSNRLLECLMEELGYNERTDLPTGTTWLNL, translated from the coding sequence ATGAAGCTGAACGTCCGCTACCTGGGCAGGCAGCCCTACGAGCCCGTATTCGAAGCCATGAAAGCCTTCTCTGCAGGCAGAGATGAGCAGACGGTGGATGAATTCTGGTTGGTCGAGCACGACCCGGTCTTTACCCTGGGTCAGGCCGGTAAGCCCGAGCATGTTCTGGCTCCCGGAGATATTCCGGTGGTCAGGGTAGACCGCGGAGGTCAGGTCACTTATCACGGCCCAGGTCAGCTGGTGGTTTATCTGTTGATGGATGTACGACGCTCAGGCAGTGGTCCCAGGAAAGTGGTGTCCGCGATTGAGAGCGCCATCATCAAAGTTCTTTCAAGTTATGGTGTCGAATCCTGCGCCCGACCCGATGCCCCCGGCGTTTATATTGATGGTGCCAAGATTGCGGCCCTGGGGCTGCGATTCCGGCAAATGAAAAGTTATCACGGTTTGAGTTTCAATCTGGATATGGATTTGGAACCGTTTGCCCGAATCAACCCCTGCGGCTACCAGGGTTTGCAGGTCACCCAGCTCAGGGAGTTTCGAAACTCGGTACAGTGGGATGAAGTGAGCAATCGCTTACTTGAGTGCCTGATGGAAGAACTTGGGTACAATGAACGAACCGATTTACCAACCGGTACAACATGGCTGAATCTATGA
- the lipA gene encoding lipoyl synthase — translation MTDSNLIPTVSIQSGEKFVNEKGITAIKNGIKASNRSDEAVQPFMRKPEWLRIKPRYGSKFKEVKGTVHEHKLSTVCEEAMCPNINECWSSGTATIMLMGDVCTRACRFCAVNTGNPKGWLDKDEPDHTANSVKLMNLKYLVLTSVNRDDLEDGGAGHYAAVVKRVKEVNPETDVEALTPDFLGVLADVETVVDSGIAVFAQNVETVKRLTHPVRDPRASYEQTLDVLAHSKKYRPDVLTKTSLMLGLGETEEEIIETMDDLRAIDCDILTLGQYLQPTKNHLPIERYVTPEEFEKYRQWGLERGFVEVVAGALVRSSYRAEQVLQKNNVGLG, via the coding sequence ATGACCGATAGCAACCTGATTCCAACTGTTAGCATTCAAAGTGGCGAAAAGTTTGTCAATGAAAAAGGCATCACGGCCATAAAGAATGGCATCAAAGCCAGCAATCGCTCCGATGAAGCGGTTCAGCCTTTTATGCGCAAGCCGGAGTGGTTGCGGATTAAGCCCAGGTACGGCAGCAAGTTCAAAGAGGTCAAAGGGACCGTCCATGAGCACAAACTGAGTACCGTTTGTGAAGAAGCCATGTGCCCGAACATTAATGAATGCTGGAGTTCCGGGACCGCTACCATCATGCTGATGGGCGATGTCTGTACCCGCGCCTGCCGCTTCTGTGCGGTAAATACCGGTAATCCCAAAGGCTGGCTGGATAAAGATGAGCCGGATCATACGGCCAACAGTGTTAAGCTGATGAACCTGAAATACCTGGTTCTGACTTCTGTTAACCGCGACGATCTGGAAGACGGCGGTGCCGGTCACTATGCCGCTGTCGTAAAACGTGTGAAGGAAGTCAATCCTGAAACCGATGTTGAAGCACTGACCCCGGATTTCCTCGGCGTATTGGCTGATGTAGAAACCGTAGTCGACAGCGGTATTGCTGTTTTTGCCCAAAACGTCGAAACCGTTAAACGACTGACACATCCTGTTCGTGATCCACGTGCCAGCTATGAACAGACGCTGGATGTTCTGGCTCACTCGAAAAAATATCGTCCTGATGTACTCACCAAAACCAGCCTGATGCTGGGTTTGGGTGAAACCGAGGAAGAGATCATCGAGACCATGGACGATCTCAGGGCTATTGATTGCGATATCCTGACCCTGGGTCAGTACCTGCAACCCACCAAAAACCATTTGCCCATTGAGCGTTATGTGACGCCGGAAGAGTTTGAAAAATATCGACAGTGGGGGCTGGAAAGAGGGTTTGTTGAAGTCGTGGCCGGTGCCCTGGTGCGCTCGAGTTATCGTGCTGAGCAGGTATTGCAGAAGAATAATGTGGGTTTGGGTTAA